The following are encoded together in the Triticum dicoccoides isolate Atlit2015 ecotype Zavitan chromosome 6B, WEW_v2.0, whole genome shotgun sequence genome:
- the LOC119326575 gene encoding RING-H2 finger protein ATL79-like, which yields MARRANHTASPPMNATAATMVISSPPLPHATGDAWGPYSSSRAFFSNVATILIILACVSLLAFSLHAAARFLLRRLARRRAARARAQAQGQPQPPKPPSDAAAAEFSVEAGPGAGVQLAGGWGDAECAICLSELADGERVRVLPACGHGFHGACVDGWLAARASCPTCRAPSRLSRAGEP from the coding sequence ATGGCACGCCGGGCCAACCACACCGCCTCGCCCCCCATGAACGCCACGGCGGCGACCATGGTCATCTCATCTCCGCCCCTGCCCCACGCCACCGGCGACGCCTGGGGCCCCTACTCCAGCTCCCGGGCATTCTTCTCCAACGTGGCCACCATCCTCATCATCCTCGCCTGCGTCTCCCTCCTCGCTTTCTCCCTCCACGCCGCCGCCcgcttcctcctccgccgcctcgcccgccgccgcgccgctcgtGCGCGGGCGCAGGCGCAGGGGCAGCCACAGCCGCCGAAGCCTCCGTCCGACGCCGCGGCCGCCGAATTCTCTGTGGAGGCCGGCCCAGGGGCGGGCGTTCAGTTGGCCGGCGGATGGGGCGACGCGGAATGCGCCATCTGCCTGTCGGAGCTGGCGGACGGCGAGCGCGTCCGCGTGCTCCCGGCGTGCGGCCACGGCTTCCACGGGGCCTGCGTGGACGGGTGGCTCGCGGCGCGCGCGTCCTGCCCCACCTGCCGCGCGCCGTCCCGGCTGTCGCGGGCCGGAGAGCCCTAG